One stretch of Thermanaerosceptrum fracticalcis DNA includes these proteins:
- the sleB gene encoding spore cortex-lytic enzyme encodes MKRLFGTAVVVLTVILFFTAYFAAVAQARPLYIGVSGSDVRQVQSKLKALGFSIVKIDGRYGWQTAQAVKAFQRRNGLKADGVVGTKTWNALMNKAKPAAAQSSRGGTVSSNDVYVLSKIISGEARGEPYVGQVAVGAVIVNRVRNSNFPNTVYGVVFEPGAFDAVSDGQYYRPPTESAVKAARAAINGWDPTGGALYYWNPATATSRWIWSRPIIARIGKHVFAR; translated from the coding sequence TTGAAAAGATTGTTTGGGACAGCGGTGGTTGTTCTCACAGTAATCCTTTTCTTTACCGCATATTTCGCGGCCGTGGCCCAGGCGCGACCCTTATACATCGGTGTATCCGGCTCCGATGTGCGGCAAGTGCAGTCAAAGCTTAAAGCCCTGGGTTTTAGCATAGTGAAAATAGACGGAAGATATGGCTGGCAGACTGCCCAGGCGGTAAAAGCTTTCCAAAGGCGTAATGGCCTAAAGGCTGATGGTGTAGTAGGTACAAAGACCTGGAACGCTCTCATGAATAAGGCTAAGCCTGCGGCTGCCCAAAGCAGCCGGGGTGGTACAGTCTCCAGCAATGATGTCTACGTCTTATCGAAAATTATCAGCGGGGAAGCCAGGGGTGAACCCTATGTCGGACAGGTAGCTGTCGGTGCGGTAATAGTGAATCGGGTGAGGAACTCCAACTTTCCCAATACTGTCTATGGTGTCGTTTTTGAACCCGGGGCTTTTGATGCCGTTTCAGACGGGCAGTACTACCGGCCTCCTACGGAATCAGCAGTAAAGGCGGCCCGTGCAGCCATTAATGGCTGGGATCCTACGGGTGGAGCCTTATACTACTGGAATCCGGCTACGGCCACCTCAAGGTGGATCTGGTCCAGGCCCATCATTGCCCGTATCGGTAAACACGTCTTTGCCCGGTAA
- a CDS encoding anaerobic nitric oxide reductase flavorubredoxin: MFEIKKNIYWVGIKDWELRKFHGEEYTTRRGSTYNSYLIKDQKTVLVDTAWDPFKEEYVANLEKNVGLKNIDYIVVNHSEIDHSGSMGLLMSKIPHTPIYCTQNGAKILKKHHHQDWNIQVVKTGDTLSLGEYELMFIEAPMLHWPDSMFTYVKGANVLLSNDAFGQHYATSQFYNDQVDQCELYQEALKYYANILTPFSKMVRQKIDQFKSLNLPVEIIAPSHGVIWRDNPLQIVDKYYQWAGDYQEDFVAVIYDTMWEATKKMAHAIAEGLKREGLAYKIIHSAKTDHTELIADVFRAKAVLVGSSTVNNSLLSSVAAVLELLKGMKFKNKVGAAFGSYGWSGEAVKNISERLEQAGIKVVQEGIRVQYNPTEEELAQCVEFGREFAKKL, from the coding sequence ATGTTTGAAATAAAAAAGAACATCTACTGGGTAGGCATCAAAGACTGGGAGCTCAGAAAGTTCCACGGTGAAGAATATACCACCCGGCGGGGTTCCACGTATAATTCTTATCTCATCAAAGACCAAAAAACCGTTTTAGTGGATACGGCCTGGGACCCTTTCAAAGAAGAGTATGTGGCGAACCTGGAGAAAAACGTGGGGCTTAAGAATATTGATTACATTGTGGTCAATCACTCGGAAATTGATCATTCGGGGAGTATGGGGCTTTTAATGTCCAAGATCCCCCATACCCCTATCTACTGCACCCAAAACGGGGCCAAGATTTTAAAGAAACACCACCACCAGGATTGGAACATTCAGGTGGTGAAAACCGGGGATACCCTTAGCCTGGGTGAGTATGAACTCATGTTTATTGAAGCTCCCATGCTCCACTGGCCCGACAGCATGTTCACCTATGTCAAGGGAGCCAATGTCCTCTTGTCCAATGATGCCTTTGGGCAGCATTATGCCACCTCTCAGTTTTACAATGACCAGGTGGACCAGTGTGAGCTTTACCAGGAGGCTCTAAAATACTATGCCAATATCCTTACCCCCTTCAGCAAGATGGTAAGGCAGAAGATTGACCAGTTTAAATCCTTAAATCTCCCCGTGGAAATCATTGCTCCCAGTCATGGTGTCATCTGGCGGGACAACCCCCTGCAGATTGTGGACAAGTATTACCAGTGGGCCGGAGACTACCAGGAAGATTTTGTGGCTGTTATTTATGACACCATGTGGGAAGCCACGAAAAAAATGGCCCATGCCATTGCCGAAGGGTTGAAAAGAGAGGGTTTGGCCTATAAAATTATCCATTCCGCCAAGACGGACCATACCGAGCTTATCGCTGATGTTTTCAGGGCCAAAGCCGTCCTTGTGGGGAGTTCTACTGTAAATAACAGCCTCTTATCCTCAGTGGCCGCCGTACTGGAACTGCTGAAGGGCATGAAATTTAAAAACAAAGTGGGGGCTGCTTTCGGCTCTTACGGTTGGAGCGGGGAAGCCGTAAAAAATATTTCCGAGCGACTGGAACAGGCCGGTATCAAGGTAGTGCAGGAAGGGATCCGTGTCCAGTATAATCCCACGGAAGAAGAACTGGCCCAATGTGTGGAGTTCGGCCGGGAGTTTGCGAAAAAACTATAA
- the murJ gene encoding murein biosynthesis integral membrane protein MurJ, with product MDNKKVGTVAKATLVIAVITVLSKILGFAREAVIAQQFGANSVTDAFLVVFNIPYMFNGILSSALVVVVVPIFLEYMARGQVPEARKIFTTVFVVAVFIMGIIVLMGITYSEYVIRLFAPGFNESTLELASVLAILIFPTILFFTITNFLMGVLNASNIFAPPAMAPVILNIAVIGAVFTLGRNYGIYGAALGMLVGTAMGALFQIIFIKKTSFRFIGLISIRDESVKKVFRLMLPVLIGSGVGQLNVLIYYFFGSGLNEGSISALNYATKLILLPQGIFVMAVGTAIFPSLSRAVAFKEMGRFTGTLARGAKMVFLFTAPAVMGLMILRHPIVELLFKRGAFDERAVYLTTGALLLLSVGLIGQCLGPVITRGFYALQDTVTPVKVTVVTVAINLGLSVLLVKSGQHLGLALANSIASTVNALLLVAILGRRVKGIINKELLIFASKVVAASLIMGLAVSGMDAILVKTLTGSKILLALRVGIDIFIGLIVYLLTGFITRIDEFSYLLDITKVIANKGKVALRTGT from the coding sequence ATGGACAATAAAAAAGTGGGTACGGTAGCTAAAGCTACGCTGGTTATAGCCGTAATCACAGTACTGTCAAAGATACTGGGTTTTGCCCGGGAGGCAGTTATAGCCCAGCAGTTTGGGGCCAACAGTGTTACTGATGCCTTTCTGGTGGTCTTTAACATTCCATATATGTTTAATGGCATACTAAGTTCTGCCCTGGTGGTTGTGGTAGTTCCTATTTTTCTGGAGTACATGGCCAGGGGGCAGGTGCCGGAAGCCAGGAAAATTTTTACTACAGTATTTGTGGTGGCTGTTTTTATCATGGGGATTATTGTTCTCATGGGCATTACTTATTCCGAGTACGTCATCAGGCTATTTGCACCGGGGTTTAACGAGTCAACCCTGGAGCTAGCCTCAGTTTTGGCCATCTTGATCTTTCCGACTATCCTCTTTTTTACTATCACAAACTTCCTAATGGGTGTATTAAACGCAAGTAATATCTTTGCGCCCCCGGCCATGGCCCCCGTTATTCTCAATATAGCGGTCATAGGAGCGGTCTTTACCCTAGGGCGTAATTATGGAATCTACGGTGCAGCTCTAGGTATGTTAGTGGGTACTGCTATGGGGGCCCTTTTTCAGATAATCTTTATTAAGAAGACGAGCTTTCGCTTTATTGGTTTAATCAGTATCAGGGATGAGAGTGTAAAGAAAGTTTTTCGTCTCATGCTGCCCGTTCTCATAGGAAGTGGTGTGGGTCAGTTAAATGTACTCATTTACTATTTCTTTGGTTCGGGTCTAAATGAAGGTTCCATCTCCGCACTGAACTATGCCACAAAGCTGATACTTCTCCCTCAGGGTATATTTGTAATGGCGGTGGGTACAGCCATATTTCCCAGCTTGAGCCGGGCTGTGGCCTTTAAAGAAATGGGCCGGTTTACGGGTACTCTGGCGCGAGGGGCAAAGATGGTCTTCCTCTTTACTGCCCCTGCAGTCATGGGATTAATGATTCTCAGGCATCCCATAGTGGAGCTCCTTTTTAAGCGGGGTGCCTTTGATGAGCGGGCGGTCTATCTTACTACAGGGGCTTTGCTGCTCCTTTCAGTGGGGTTAATCGGTCAGTGCCTGGGGCCAGTCATTACCAGGGGTTTTTATGCTCTGCAGGATACGGTAACCCCTGTGAAGGTGACAGTGGTAACTGTGGCTATAAACCTTGGGCTTTCCGTATTATTGGTTAAAAGCGGTCAGCATCTCGGTCTTGCCCTGGCTAATTCCATAGCCAGTACTGTTAATGCCCTTCTGCTCGTTGCCATATTAGGCAGACGAGTGAAAGGAATTATAAACAAGGAGTTGCTTATCTTTGCCAGCAAGGTAGTTGCTGCTTCCCTGATCATGGGTCTTGCTGTCAGCGGTATGGATGCTATTCTGGTTAAAACCCTCACAGGCAGTAAAATCTTATTGGCCCTAAGGGTGGGGATTGATATTTTCATTGGCTTGATAGTATACCTCCTAACGGGGTTTATCACGAGAATAGATGAATTTAGTTATTTGCTGGATATTACGAAAGTCATTGCGAATAAAGGCAAGGTAGCCTTAAGGACTGGGACCTAG
- a CDS encoding stalk domain-containing protein, with translation MRRKISFLLVISLILSLYYFPVPAVAAHRNIRIFGSYTAVTNPELILRDNVVDRPVSYFIRFTTPHTLMGGRDTVTLKFPQGIDISSNITAGNVSCNSRDVAGLDLSNNILTLTVPSAVNILAGEEVEIGIAGSVIRNPREAGYYQIALYTSQDTKEVKTEPFYITDFEYSNGVSKPKVSISTGESGKAPVYRISFKTSPNGRLTGGVDKIFLTFPSGTGMPGWVDGRCITINGYTLAGQTLTIEGNKITLQLPAGLTIPANGAVELVISSEAQIKNPRASAYNTIRVATSAETREITSFPYKTEEGSSSAEESKAGLSVVVTPDGAGQQAAYTITIKPGLLYRFDSTITGLVLAFPSGTEIPSAVSKEHVKVNGRTAAGVLVNTKKGELIFTLDETLSSNEQIVISIDRAAGIKNPGPAQYKMDVGVLRSAGTILSDWYVIKTASSSVIPPGTTPVTVNKTVRLRVDSILAEVDNLVTVMDAAPAIVSNVTLVPLRFVADALGATTEYNSAGSYVTVKYGTKEMTLWVNSKLAKVNGAFVSLAAPASMINNRLMVPIRFVSENFGAQVAWDGTTRSITITQGNGSGSSNSTPVNQYPIGYKAYVKAEHSYVNVRSGPGTHYPLAGKVLKGEYMMITGTEGDWYKVKLTSGEAAWVASWVVDVRT, from the coding sequence GTGAGGAGAAAAATTTCCTTTCTCTTAGTGATATCACTTATACTAAGCCTGTATTATTTCCCTGTACCGGCGGTTGCAGCCCATAGGAATATAAGGATTTTCGGGAGTTATACAGCAGTAACAAATCCGGAGCTTATCCTGCGTGACAATGTGGTAGACAGACCTGTCTCTTATTTTATACGCTTTACGACTCCCCATACTTTAATGGGGGGGAGAGATACCGTTACCCTCAAGTTCCCACAAGGGATTGACATTTCTTCAAATATTACAGCAGGCAATGTCTCTTGCAACAGCCGTGATGTGGCGGGCTTGGATTTATCCAACAATATTTTGACTCTGACTGTACCTTCCGCCGTGAATATCTTAGCGGGAGAAGAAGTGGAAATCGGCATCGCCGGCAGTGTCATCCGCAATCCCCGGGAAGCAGGGTATTATCAGATTGCCCTTTACACCTCTCAGGACACGAAGGAAGTGAAGACAGAGCCCTTTTATATTACCGACTTTGAATACTCCAATGGCGTAAGCAAACCTAAAGTCAGCATCAGCACAGGGGAAAGCGGAAAAGCCCCTGTGTACCGGATCAGTTTTAAAACTTCACCCAACGGCAGATTAACGGGAGGGGTAGATAAGATTTTCCTTACCTTTCCTTCCGGTACGGGGATGCCCGGTTGGGTAGATGGCCGCTGCATAACCATTAACGGGTACACTCTAGCCGGTCAAACCTTGACCATAGAGGGAAATAAAATTACCCTTCAATTGCCGGCGGGGTTAACGATTCCTGCCAACGGGGCCGTGGAGTTAGTGATTTCCTCCGAAGCCCAGATTAAAAATCCCCGGGCTTCCGCCTATAACACCATTAGAGTAGCCACCTCGGCTGAGACACGGGAAATCACCTCTTTCCCGTATAAGACGGAGGAAGGCAGCTCTTCCGCTGAAGAAAGTAAAGCAGGCCTCAGTGTTGTGGTTACCCCCGACGGAGCTGGACAGCAGGCCGCTTATACCATCACCATCAAGCCTGGCCTCCTTTACAGGTTTGACAGTACCATTACCGGGTTAGTTCTGGCTTTTCCCAGCGGTACGGAGATTCCCTCCGCAGTGAGCAAAGAACATGTCAAAGTAAACGGCAGGACTGCCGCCGGAGTTCTGGTAAACACAAAGAAGGGGGAACTAATCTTTACCCTGGACGAAACTTTATCCAGTAATGAGCAAATCGTGATTAGCATCGATAGAGCCGCCGGCATCAAAAATCCCGGACCTGCCCAGTATAAAATGGATGTAGGAGTCTTAAGGAGTGCCGGTACCATTCTTTCCGACTGGTATGTCATTAAAACTGCCTCCTCTTCCGTAATTCCACCCGGCACTACACCTGTTACCGTGAACAAAACGGTACGTTTAAGAGTGGACAGTATTTTGGCCGAGGTGGATAATTTGGTAACCGTGATGGATGCAGCCCCCGCCATTGTCAGCAATGTTACCTTGGTGCCCTTACGTTTCGTGGCTGACGCTCTGGGGGCAACTACCGAATATAACAGTGCAGGCAGCTATGTGACAGTAAAGTATGGAACAAAAGAAATGACACTCTGGGTCAATTCCAAGCTGGCCAAAGTCAATGGTGCTTTTGTTAGCCTGGCGGCCCCTGCCTCCATGATTAACAACAGGTTGATGGTGCCAATCCGTTTTGTCAGTGAAAATTTCGGGGCCCAGGTGGCCTGGGACGGAACGACCCGCAGCATCACCATTACCCAGGGCAACGGGTCCGGCAGCAGTAACTCCACTCCTGTTAATCAATATCCCATTGGCTATAAAGCTTATGTGAAAGCAGAGCACAGCTACGTCAACGTGCGAAGCGGCCCCGGTACCCATTATCCCCTGGCAGGTAAAGTATTAAAAGGAGAATACATGATGATTACGGGGACGGAGGGTGACTGGTATAAGGTTAAACTCACGTCCGGCGAGGCAGCCTGGGTGGCCAGCTGGGTAGTGGATGTGCGAACGTGA
- a CDS encoding YeiH family protein, producing MSVNTQKQPQSQLMGTIIGIVIIAALALVVNWLSHNSAKFVGKEFSKALEYPLWAALLGLITNAIVTATNTKEMIKPAIRTELFLKTGLVLMGASVNLAVIVSVGGKGIIQGLIMITAVFFFTWWLCDKYGLPESLKAVMATAISVCGVSAAIAAAGSVLAKKEELAYVTALVIFTALPLMVLMPWLANVMGLPPEVAGAWFGGNIDTSAAVVGAGTIHGEATAKIAAVVKMTQNALIGFVAFALAFYFTVVVEKGTKPSASVIWERFPKFVLGFVLTSILASINFFDKGDLTAIKNLQQWAFNLAFVCIGLELTFADFKHIGGKPTVVFLIATLFNTVLALALAYVLFGLLA from the coding sequence ATGAGCGTAAATACACAAAAACAGCCTCAATCCCAGCTAATGGGGACCATCATTGGCATTGTTATCATAGCAGCCCTGGCTCTTGTCGTAAACTGGCTCAGTCATAATTCCGCTAAATTTGTGGGCAAAGAATTTTCAAAAGCGCTAGAGTACCCTCTCTGGGCCGCTCTTTTAGGTTTAATAACTAACGCTATCGTTACTGCTACTAACACAAAAGAAATGATTAAGCCTGCCATCCGGACTGAACTCTTCCTCAAAACGGGGCTTGTACTGATGGGTGCAAGTGTGAACCTGGCTGTTATCGTCAGTGTGGGTGGAAAAGGAATTATTCAAGGTCTCATTATGATAACTGCTGTGTTCTTCTTTACCTGGTGGCTCTGTGACAAGTATGGTCTCCCGGAAAGCCTCAAAGCCGTAATGGCCACCGCCATTTCCGTTTGTGGCGTGTCCGCGGCCATTGCCGCAGCAGGTTCTGTGCTGGCCAAAAAAGAAGAACTGGCTTATGTTACGGCTTTGGTTATTTTCACTGCTCTCCCCTTAATGGTACTTATGCCCTGGTTGGCTAACGTGATGGGTCTGCCTCCTGAAGTGGCAGGGGCTTGGTTTGGCGGAAACATTGATACATCAGCTGCAGTAGTGGGTGCCGGTACCATTCACGGGGAGGCAACCGCCAAAATTGCCGCTGTGGTCAAGATGACCCAGAACGCCCTCATCGGTTTCGTAGCCTTTGCTCTGGCCTTCTACTTTACCGTGGTAGTAGAGAAAGGCACCAAGCCCAGTGCCTCCGTAATCTGGGAGCGTTTCCCCAAGTTCGTCCTGGGCTTCGTTTTGACTTCTATTCTTGCCAGTATAAACTTCTTCGATAAAGGTGATTTAACCGCGATCAAGAACCTGCAGCAGTGGGCCTTCAACCTGGCTTTTGTCTGTATCGGTCTGGAGCTCACTTTTGCCGATTTCAAACATATCGGCGGCAAGCCCACAGTGGTGTTCTTAATTGCTACTCTCTTTAACACAGTGCTGGCCCTGGCCTTGGCTTACGTCCTCTTTGGTCTGTTGGCATAA
- the rpoE gene encoding DNA-directed RNA polymerase subunit delta, with product MEEVKNINSALSEVEIAYHLLKSGGQPRNLRELMQEIFAIKGLPMDDPRLMAAVHTQINLDNRFAHLGQGNWGLREWTQTKVVRRVTPSGFGTRAIPVRRRSLQDEIEYEDGEYSEKYDIMPMDDEEDEWEE from the coding sequence ATGGAAGAAGTTAAAAATATTAATTCCGCTCTATCAGAAGTTGAGATAGCCTATCATTTATTAAAATCAGGGGGGCAGCCCAGGAATCTTCGGGAACTCATGCAGGAGATTTTCGCAATTAAAGGGTTGCCCATGGATGACCCTCGCCTTATGGCAGCAGTTCATACCCAGATTAACCTCGACAACCGTTTTGCTCATCTTGGTCAAGGTAACTGGGGACTGAGGGAATGGACCCAGACCAAAGTTGTGCGTCGTGTTACTCCTTCTGGATTTGGTACCCGTGCTATACCTGTACGCCGCCGCTCTTTGCAGGATGAAATAGAATATGAAGACGGTGAATACAGTGAAAAATACGATATCATGCCCATGGATGATGAAGAGGATGAGTGGGAAGAATAA
- the argS gene encoding arginine--tRNA ligase — translation MSIVAEVRHNIRLQIEKALEEARAKGALTFESIPNFVLEVPREKAHGDFATNVAMLLTKQAKLPPRVIAEHLVANFSKEATWVDRIEIAGPGFINFHLGTGWLYAVMPKVIKEDTTYGNSTYGHKEKVQVEFVSANPTGLLHMGNARGAALGDTLSNLLEAAGFDVTREFYINDAGNQIENFGKSLEARYLQLMGEDIPFPEEGYHGEDIITTVKNIIAEVGDKYLSMDSALRREFLIQKALEEKLGAIRNDLARFGVEYDVWFSEQTLHDSGAIAKTIKELQEKGYIYEKEGALWFKSTLFGDEKDEVVVRSNGIPTYFAADIAYHKNKFERGFQKVINIWGADHHGHVARMKGAVKAVGYDPDRLHVILMQLVRLFRGGEIVRMSKRSGQYVTLSELMDEVGKDAARYFFVMRSPDSHLDFDLDLAKAESSENPVYYVQYAHARINSILKASGTELPPVENVDFTLLKEEAELELIRKIADLPEEIVGAAVNMEPHRIARYAHDLASLFHSFYNSCRVLTEDEELRKARLCLVDAARITLRNVLHLLGLSAPERM, via the coding sequence ATGAGTATTGTTGCTGAGGTTCGTCATAATATCCGTCTCCAGATAGAAAAAGCCCTGGAAGAAGCACGTGCTAAAGGTGCACTTACCTTTGAGTCCATACCGAATTTTGTCCTGGAGGTACCCAGGGAAAAGGCCCATGGTGACTTTGCCACTAATGTTGCCATGCTCCTGACTAAACAAGCAAAACTTCCTCCCCGTGTCATCGCTGAACACCTGGTGGCTAACTTTTCCAAAGAAGCTACCTGGGTTGATAGAATAGAGATTGCCGGCCCCGGCTTCATCAACTTTCATCTGGGTACCGGCTGGCTTTATGCCGTCATGCCTAAGGTGATAAAAGAAGATACAACCTATGGCAATTCCACATATGGCCACAAGGAAAAGGTACAGGTTGAATTTGTCAGCGCCAATCCCACAGGATTATTACATATGGGGAATGCCCGGGGAGCAGCCCTGGGGGATACCTTAAGTAATCTCTTGGAGGCCGCTGGTTTTGATGTGACCCGGGAGTTTTATATCAATGATGCCGGGAACCAGATAGAAAATTTTGGCAAATCCCTGGAGGCACGTTATCTCCAGTTAATGGGTGAGGATATACCCTTCCCGGAAGAAGGCTACCACGGGGAAGATATCATCACCACAGTAAAGAACATCATTGCCGAAGTCGGCGACAAATATCTCTCTATGGATTCGGCTTTACGCAGGGAATTTCTCATTCAAAAAGCCCTGGAAGAGAAGCTCGGTGCCATTCGTAATGATTTAGCCCGTTTCGGGGTAGAATATGATGTCTGGTTCAGTGAGCAAACCCTCCATGACAGCGGAGCAATTGCCAAAACCATTAAGGAACTCCAGGAAAAAGGGTATATCTACGAAAAGGAAGGGGCACTCTGGTTTAAGTCTACCCTTTTTGGTGACGAAAAGGACGAAGTAGTTGTCAGGTCCAACGGGATCCCCACCTATTTTGCCGCAGATATTGCTTATCATAAGAATAAATTTGAGAGAGGCTTTCAAAAAGTTATCAACATCTGGGGGGCAGACCACCACGGTCATGTGGCCAGGATGAAAGGTGCTGTAAAAGCGGTAGGCTATGACCCTGACCGCCTCCATGTCATCCTCATGCAGCTGGTACGCCTTTTCCGTGGTGGGGAAATTGTGCGTATGTCCAAAAGAAGCGGGCAGTATGTTACCCTGAGCGAGTTAATGGATGAAGTGGGTAAAGACGCCGCCCGTTACTTCTTTGTCATGCGCAGCCCTGACAGTCATCTGGATTTTGATTTGGATCTGGCTAAAGCTGAGTCCTCGGAAAACCCGGTTTATTACGTGCAATATGCCCATGCCCGTATTAACAGCATCCTGAAAGCCAGCGGCACAGAGCTGCCTCCCGTGGAGAATGTGGATTTTACTTTACTAAAGGAAGAGGCGGAACTTGAATTGATTCGCAAGATTGCCGACCTGCCCGAAGAAATAGTAGGCGCTGCGGTGAATATGGAGCCCCACCGGATTGCCCGGTATGCCCATGATCTTGCTTCGTTGTTTCACAGCTTTTATAATAGCTGCCGCGTGCTCACGGAGGACGAAGAATTGCGTAAAGCCCGCCTGTGTCTCGTCGATGCGGCTCGTATAACCTTGCGTAATGTCCTCCATCTCCTGGGCCTAAGTGCACCGGAAAGAATGTAA
- the ypeB gene encoding germination protein YpeB produces MRKWLYWVLPGILTVALLATGYWGYREYHARQNLQNRAESLYQKSYHELSWHIDTIAGQLAQTLISSSKEQAILGLATIWRQVFAAQEDLGALPLAFVPLSKTEKFLSDTGDVSYALLNRTAQGQTGLTEKDLKTVEQLYNRAKVLREDLAKVASQILDQELSWTQVEVSAVQANGDLVDNTIIDGFQLMEKKMEEYPELNLDEEFSRVRPDVKKVRGNQDISAAEAQNIAQKWWFSPDDKHQARISYEGVGDIPTFGIEFPPMENENVPVYVDVSKLDGTIIWAMKPKTVGDLTLDLSAGERNAKSFLQSHGFNDMVLVEVDQGDGTGIYTFVPRQGDILLYPDQVKVQVALDNGEIIGYEGTPYYMYHKKRDLGSPRISEAQLKKQVSSYLNVELIRPALIADTWGKEILAWEVRGSIDTEKFVIFYNALTGSEESIVRITPPPKFDFNVEG; encoded by the coding sequence ATGAGGAAATGGCTTTACTGGGTTTTGCCCGGCATCTTAACGGTAGCTTTGTTGGCTACAGGATACTGGGGTTATCGTGAATACCATGCACGGCAGAATTTGCAGAACCGGGCCGAGAGTCTGTACCAGAAATCTTATCATGAATTGAGCTGGCATATTGATACCATTGCTGGACAATTGGCCCAGACGCTCATCAGTTCATCGAAGGAACAGGCTATCTTAGGCTTGGCCACTATCTGGCGTCAGGTCTTTGCCGCTCAAGAGGATCTGGGGGCCTTACCCCTGGCCTTTGTCCCCTTATCGAAAACGGAAAAGTTCCTTTCCGATACAGGGGATGTTTCTTACGCCCTTTTGAACCGGACAGCCCAGGGACAAACGGGGCTTACGGAAAAAGACCTGAAGACAGTGGAACAGCTTTATAACCGGGCCAAAGTCTTAAGGGAGGATTTGGCAAAGGTGGCTTCGCAAATCCTGGATCAAGAGCTGAGCTGGACCCAGGTGGAGGTATCTGCGGTACAGGCTAATGGGGACTTAGTCGATAATACGATTATTGACGGTTTCCAGCTTATGGAGAAAAAAATGGAGGAATACCCGGAATTAAACCTGGATGAAGAGTTTAGCCGGGTAAGGCCCGATGTGAAAAAGGTTAGAGGGAATCAGGATATCAGCGCGGCAGAGGCCCAGAATATTGCCCAAAAATGGTGGTTTTCCCCGGATGACAAACATCAGGCCAGAATCAGCTACGAAGGTGTAGGGGATATTCCCACCTTCGGTATAGAGTTCCCCCCCATGGAAAACGAAAATGTACCTGTTTATGTCGATGTCAGTAAACTGGACGGAACCATCATCTGGGCCATGAAACCGAAGACCGTGGGTGACTTGACCCTGGATTTAAGCGCCGGTGAACGTAATGCTAAAAGTTTCTTGCAGAGCCATGGTTTTAACGATATGGTCCTGGTAGAAGTGGACCAGGGAGATGGGACAGGCATTTATACCTTTGTGCCGCGGCAGGGTGATATCCTTCTTTACCCGGACCAGGTAAAAGTACAGGTGGCCCTGGATAATGGCGAAATTATCGGCTACGAAGGAACACCCTATTATATGTACCATAAAAAAAGGGATTTAGGGTCGCCGCGTATCAGCGAAGCCCAGTTGAAAAAACAAGTGAGTTCCTATTTAAATGTAGAATTAATCCGTCCTGCCTTAATTGCCGATACCTGGGGAAAAGAAATTCTTGCCTGGGAAGTACGGGGGTCCATAGATACGGAGAAGTTTGTTATTTTCTATAACGCCCTCACTGGCAGCGAGGAATCCATTGTACGGATTACGCCGCCGCCTAAATTCGATTTTAATGTAGAAGGCTAA